The Tardiphaga alba genome includes a window with the following:
- a CDS encoding lasso peptide biosynthesis B2 protein, with product MSAVVLSLSHFSTKLLGIDRTVRMFHWVGERMRAGARAGDLSAQTIAARALQGLNVLPMRIECLDQAIVVWFSLNRHGHPATLRIGMRLSPLSGHAWVTCGTDMFVTTPGMEDFTVVATYDPWPGLSLQQSEPA from the coding sequence ATGAGTGCCGTAGTTCTGTCGTTGTCGCATTTTTCAACGAAGCTGTTGGGCATCGACCGCACTGTCCGCATGTTTCACTGGGTGGGCGAACGAATGAGAGCCGGCGCACGCGCTGGTGACCTGAGCGCACAGACGATTGCCGCGCGAGCGCTGCAGGGTCTGAATGTTCTGCCGATGCGCATCGAATGTCTCGATCAGGCAATCGTCGTATGGTTCAGCCTCAACCGTCACGGCCATCCCGCAACCCTCCGGATCGGCATGCGCCTGTCGCCACTATCCGGCCATGCCTGGGTGACCTGCGGCACCGACATGTTCGTGACGACACCGGGAATGGAGGACTTCACCGTCGTAGCCACCTATGATCCATGGCCGGGCCTCAGCCTGCAACAATCCGAGCCAGCTTGA
- a CDS encoding asparagine synthase-related protein encodes MRGDPTTSSIAVSLAWREGTIQIEGIVQRVEGDVGPEALLRLVQIVDRDGPAALARVEGDFVALVRGRDTLHAFKSFTSQFQIYYREADGLVANRLFAFWDTATTEWNEDYFARHVLIVPGYQFFSQDTPLKGVLRVRPGELVSIGASMARQQLVRRNYAYLLDPDQRREDVAERVLHLLRDAIKTRIAARPHARICVEISGGLDSSFIACLLGEQISSGIRGVMFSQPNLPSHAVSERYARDVADRYGIDLTVLPPEALPVGTPDVPCYSDEPSDFFWFGDIFSRAVAELAEPHAYVFTGFGADQLFLRAPAFLPYLLKRKEYRAFRNALPEASRLLARGQVSVAWQSLVCQLPAELHRALQQSWLSRGWNPWDVSDVSMERTLTSDVPWLRCGRSLTHYSLERHQNETAFAGNGIICDDWGYFSAPRAVTQPHFDSKSLVDASPFCDLPLLDFVYDDVSALLIHDFGGRYKELLREAQKGVVPEGLRARQNDTFVFNSFQMNYVDSEKERLFGLLDEVDEAWIDVKGARYALQQLSFGVTSSSTRSVVALMGYLQWRRSFVAHAMGPRDHNCYGLFQQKRDWT; translated from the coding sequence ATGCGTGGTGACCCGACGACGTCATCAATCGCGGTATCGCTGGCATGGCGTGAGGGGACGATCCAGATCGAAGGTATCGTTCAGAGGGTAGAAGGAGACGTTGGGCCAGAGGCATTGTTGCGTCTTGTCCAGATCGTCGATCGCGACGGCCCGGCGGCTCTGGCGCGTGTCGAAGGTGACTTCGTCGCGTTGGTGCGAGGACGAGACACCCTTCATGCCTTCAAGAGCTTTACATCGCAGTTCCAGATTTACTACCGGGAAGCCGACGGGCTGGTTGCCAATCGTTTGTTCGCCTTCTGGGATACAGCAACTACGGAGTGGAACGAGGACTATTTCGCGCGTCATGTCCTGATCGTGCCGGGCTATCAGTTCTTTTCGCAGGATACACCTCTCAAAGGTGTCCTGCGTGTCCGGCCCGGCGAGCTTGTGTCGATCGGCGCAAGCATGGCGCGCCAGCAACTCGTGCGTCGCAACTATGCCTATCTCCTTGATCCCGACCAGCGCCGCGAAGATGTGGCGGAGCGAGTACTCCATCTGCTGCGTGATGCGATCAAGACCCGGATCGCGGCGCGCCCCCATGCGCGCATCTGCGTCGAGATCTCGGGAGGGTTGGATTCGTCGTTCATTGCATGTTTGCTCGGCGAGCAGATATCGAGCGGCATCCGTGGCGTGATGTTCTCGCAGCCGAACCTGCCGTCGCACGCGGTCAGCGAGCGATATGCACGCGATGTCGCAGACCGCTACGGCATTGACCTCACGGTGCTGCCCCCGGAGGCGCTTCCTGTCGGGACGCCGGACGTGCCCTGCTATTCGGACGAGCCCAGTGATTTTTTCTGGTTCGGTGACATCTTCTCGCGCGCGGTCGCAGAACTTGCGGAGCCGCATGCCTATGTTTTCACTGGCTTCGGCGCCGATCAGCTTTTTCTCCGCGCCCCGGCGTTTCTTCCCTATCTGCTGAAGCGCAAGGAATATCGTGCGTTCCGGAATGCTTTGCCGGAGGCAAGTCGGCTGTTGGCGCGAGGGCAGGTCAGCGTCGCCTGGCAAAGCCTCGTTTGCCAGCTTCCAGCTGAATTGCATCGCGCGCTGCAACAGAGCTGGCTCTCGCGCGGCTGGAATCCGTGGGATGTGAGCGACGTGAGCATGGAGCGTACGCTGACCAGCGACGTTCCATGGTTGCGATGTGGACGAAGCCTCACGCATTATTCGCTTGAACGGCATCAGAACGAGACGGCCTTCGCTGGCAACGGAATTATCTGTGACGACTGGGGATATTTCTCGGCGCCGCGCGCGGTGACGCAACCGCATTTCGACAGCAAGTCGCTTGTCGATGCGTCGCCGTTCTGCGATCTGCCATTGCTCGATTTCGTCTACGATGACGTCAGCGCGTTGCTGATCCACGATTTTGGCGGGCGCTATAAGGAGCTGCTGCGCGAGGCTCAGAAAGGCGTCGTGCCGGAGGGTTTGCGTGCACGTCAGAACGATACGTTCGTCTTCAATTCATTTCAGATGAATTATGTGGATTCTGAAAAAGAGCGCCTCTTCGGTCTGCTTGACGAAGTTGACGAGGCATGGATCGACGTCAAAGGCGCGCGCTACGCACTTCAGCAGTTGTCATTCGGCGTCACATCGAGCTCGACGCGCTCCGTGGTGGCTCTGATGGGTTATCTGCAGTGGCGAAGATCATTCGTGGCGCATGCCATGGGGCCGCGGGATCACAATTGCTATGGGCTTTTCCAGCAGAAGCGGGACTGGACATGA
- a CDS encoding thermonuclease family protein — protein sequence MKLTHARILSIGLFGWLVGVAPTAAADVQVIDGGSLVLNGRTVRLWGIEAPPATEVCVTTSGRSWPCGQRAHAELRSALQDGVVVCQPKAPGFEVCRIAGLDVGALLVKEGLAKARDDYRELEARARQARVGLWE from the coding sequence ATGAAATTGACGCACGCTCGCATCCTGTCCATCGGTCTGTTCGGCTGGCTTGTTGGCGTGGCTCCGACTGCTGCCGCAGACGTTCAAGTCATCGATGGTGGCTCGCTCGTTCTGAACGGCCGTACGGTTCGGCTTTGGGGGATCGAGGCGCCGCCCGCTACAGAGGTTTGCGTCACGACAAGCGGACGTTCCTGGCCATGTGGTCAACGTGCACATGCCGAGCTTCGGTCCGCTTTGCAGGACGGGGTGGTCGTCTGCCAGCCGAAAGCGCCCGGTTTTGAGGTGTGTCGCATTGCCGGCCTCGATGTCGGTGCCTTGCTGGTCAAGGAAGGCCTCGCCAAAGCGCGCGACGATTATCGGGAGCTCGAGGCGCGTGCCCGCCAGGCGCGTGTCGGGCTCTGGGAATGA
- a CDS encoding acetamidase/formamidase family protein: MTQTIQPTPATVHWGYFDAKQAPIATIEPGETVVMTSVSGNQDHLPTDASMTPRPELLAVIASVKPDLGPHILTGPVAVRGAEPGDALRIEIQDVQLADDWGYMLFRPGMGTLPDDFDYFRRIHIGLDRTNNIVKTPWGITLKAQPFFGVMGTAPKPEVGRASSTMPSHFGGNIDNKELGAGSVLYLPVWTVGGLFSCGDGHAVQGDGEVCVTAVETGLTGTFKIDLVKNAKLEAPYAETKDHLITMAFDPDLDEAARIALRRMVAMIVARTTLSAEDAYMLCSLAADVRVTQLVNIEKSIHVVLPLDVIAQAKR, from the coding sequence ATGACGCAGACCATTCAGCCGACACCCGCCACCGTGCATTGGGGCTATTTCGACGCCAAACAGGCGCCGATCGCCACCATCGAGCCTGGCGAGACAGTCGTCATGACCAGCGTCAGCGGCAATCAGGACCACCTCCCGACAGACGCCAGCATGACGCCGCGCCCGGAACTGCTGGCCGTTATCGCCTCCGTAAAACCCGATCTCGGACCGCATATTCTGACGGGCCCGGTGGCCGTGCGCGGCGCCGAACCCGGCGATGCGCTGCGCATCGAGATCCAGGATGTCCAGCTCGCCGATGACTGGGGCTACATGCTGTTCCGCCCGGGCATGGGTACCCTGCCCGACGATTTCGACTATTTCCGCCGCATCCATATCGGGCTCGACCGCACCAACAACATCGTCAAGACGCCATGGGGCATCACGCTGAAGGCGCAGCCCTTCTTCGGCGTGATGGGTACCGCGCCGAAGCCGGAGGTCGGCCGCGCCTCCTCGACCATGCCATCGCATTTCGGCGGCAATATCGACAACAAGGAGCTCGGTGCCGGCAGCGTGCTTTATCTTCCGGTCTGGACCGTAGGCGGGCTGTTCTCCTGCGGTGACGGACACGCCGTGCAAGGCGATGGCGAAGTCTGCGTCACTGCGGTCGAGACCGGCCTCACCGGCACCTTCAAGATCGACCTCGTCAAGAACGCGAAGCTCGAAGCGCCCTATGCCGAGACGAAGGATCACCTGATCACAATGGCCTTCGATCCCGATCTGGACGAAGCCGCCCGCATCGCGCTCCGCCGCATGGTGGCGATGATCGTCGCCCGGACGACGCTGTCGGCAGAAGACGCCTACATGCTCTGTAGCCTCGCCGCCGATGTCCGCGTCACCCAGCTCGTCAATATCGAGAAGAGCATTCACGTGGTGTTGCCGCTGGACGTCATCGCACAAGCGAAGCGGTGA
- a CDS encoding ABC-F family ATP-binding cassette domain-containing protein, which translates to MIRLDNISKQNGHQIVFIEAAGALLKGEKIGLVGPNGSGKTTLFRLVTGRELPDEGQVVVERGVTIGYFSQDVGEMSGHSAVAEVMEGAGPVSVVASELKELEAAMADPDQMDKMDEIIARYGEVQARFEELDGYALEGRAREVLDGLSFSQEMMDGDVGKLSGGWKMRVALARILLMRPDVMLLDEPSNHLDLESLIWLEGFLKGYEGALLMTSHDREFMNRIVTKIMEIDGGSLNSYSGDYEFYEAQRAMNEKQQQAQFERQQAMLAKEIKFIERFKARASHAAQVQSRVKKLDKIERVEPPKRRETVAFDFLPAPRSGEDVVALKGVNKAYGSKVIYDGLDFMVRRKERWAIMGINGAGKSTLLKLVAGASEPDTGSVTIGGSVKMGYFAQHAMDLLDGERTIFQNLEDTFPQAGQGTLRALAGCFGFSGDDVEKRCRVLSGGEKARLVMAKMLFDPPNFLVLDEPTNHLDMATKEMLIKALADFEGTMLFVSHDRHFLAALSNRVLELTPDGIHQYGGGYTEYVERTGQEAPGLHPN; encoded by the coding sequence ATGATCCGCCTCGACAATATCAGCAAGCAGAACGGTCATCAGATCGTCTTCATCGAAGCCGCCGGCGCGCTGCTGAAGGGCGAGAAGATCGGTCTCGTCGGCCCCAATGGCTCCGGCAAGACCACGCTGTTCCGGCTGGTCACCGGCCGCGAGCTGCCGGACGAAGGCCAGGTGGTGGTCGAGCGCGGCGTCACCATCGGCTATTTCAGTCAGGATGTCGGCGAGATGTCCGGCCACAGCGCGGTGGCCGAGGTGATGGAAGGCGCCGGCCCGGTGAGTGTCGTCGCCTCCGAGCTGAAGGAACTGGAAGCGGCCATGGCCGATCCGGACCAGATGGACAAGATGGACGAGATCATCGCCCGCTACGGTGAGGTGCAGGCGCGCTTCGAGGAGCTCGATGGCTACGCGCTGGAAGGCCGCGCACGCGAGGTGCTGGACGGCCTGTCCTTCTCGCAGGAGATGATGGACGGCGATGTCGGCAAGCTCTCGGGCGGCTGGAAGATGCGCGTGGCGCTGGCGCGCATTCTGCTGATGCGCCCGGATGTGATGCTGCTCGACGAACCGTCGAACCATCTCGATCTCGAAAGCCTGATCTGGCTCGAAGGATTCCTGAAAGGTTATGAAGGCGCGCTGCTCATGACCTCGCATGACCGCGAATTCATGAACCGCATCGTCACCAAGATCATGGAGATCGATGGTGGTTCGCTGAATTCCTATTCCGGCGACTACGAGTTCTATGAGGCGCAGCGCGCCATGAACGAGAAGCAGCAGCAGGCGCAGTTCGAGCGTCAGCAGGCGATGCTCGCCAAGGAAATCAAGTTCATCGAGCGCTTCAAGGCGCGCGCGTCGCATGCGGCGCAGGTGCAGAGCCGGGTCAAGAAGCTCGACAAGATCGAGCGGGTGGAGCCGCCGAAGCGCCGCGAGACCGTGGCCTTCGACTTCCTGCCGGCGCCGCGTTCGGGTGAAGATGTCGTTGCGCTGAAAGGCGTCAACAAGGCCTATGGCAGCAAGGTGATCTATGACGGGCTGGACTTCATGGTCCGCCGCAAGGAGCGCTGGGCCATCATGGGCATCAACGGCGCCGGCAAGTCGACGCTGCTGAAGCTGGTGGCGGGTGCATCCGAGCCCGACACGGGATCGGTGACCATCGGTGGCAGCGTGAAAATGGGCTATTTCGCCCAGCACGCGATGGACCTGCTCGATGGCGAGCGCACCATCTTCCAGAATCTCGAAGATACGTTTCCGCAGGCGGGGCAGGGCACCTTGCGTGCGCTGGCCGGCTGCTTCGGCTTTTCCGGCGACGATGTGGAGAAGCGCTGCCGCGTGCTGTCAGGCGGCGAGAAGGCACGCCTGGTGATGGCCAAGATGCTGTTCGATCCGCCGAACTTTCTGGTGCTCGACGAGCCGACCAACCACTTGGACATGGCCACCAAGGAAATGCTGATCAAGGCGCTCGCGGATTTCGAAGGCACCATGCTGTTCGTGTCGCATGACCGCCACTTCCTGGCGGCGCTGTCGAACCGCGTGCTCGAACTGACGCCGGATGGCATTCATCAATATGGCGGCGGCTATACGGAATATGTCGAGCGCACCGGTCAGGAAGCGCCGGGGCTGCATCCGAACTAA
- a CDS encoding Lrp/AsnC family transcriptional regulator, which produces MAPDLDSIDRKILREVVQDARISQMALAEKVGLSPTACTRRLGALEKKGIVRGYAAEIDASELGYMMTVHVHITLDKQSEDALSAFERAIAQCPDVVSCYLMSGNDDYLVHVQARDMQDYERIHKQHLSRMPGVSRLHSSFAMRTVVKRGVSLSALKG; this is translated from the coding sequence ATGGCCCCCGACCTCGATTCCATCGACCGCAAGATCCTCCGCGAGGTGGTGCAGGATGCACGTATCAGCCAGATGGCACTGGCCGAAAAAGTCGGCCTGTCACCCACCGCCTGCACCCGCCGGCTGGGCGCGCTGGAAAAGAAGGGGATCGTCCGCGGCTATGCCGCCGAGATCGATGCATCCGAGCTCGGCTACATGATGACGGTGCATGTCCACATCACCCTGGACAAGCAGAGCGAGGATGCCCTCTCCGCCTTCGAGCGCGCGATCGCGCAGTGCCCGGATGTGGTGTCCTGCTATCTGATGTCCGGCAATGACGACTATCTCGTCCATGTGCAGGCGCGCGACATGCAGGATTACGAGCGCATCCACAAACAGCATTTGTCGCGCATGCCCGGCGTCTCGCGCCTGCATTCGAGCTTTGCGATGCGGACCGTGGTGAAACGCGGCGTGTCGCTGTCAGCGCTGAAGGGGTAG
- the alr gene encoding alanine racemase — protein MLARVDMNDVVQHASAVLTIDLAGIGRNYRLLAGKVGPTVTCAGVVKADAYGLGADRVAPALYQAGCRSFFVAHLDEALDLRRQLPRDVTIYVLNGLPLGGEGDCAAVGIVPVLNSLDQAQAWSQQARESGRKLAAVVQVDSGMSRLGMTAREVTQFVEAPLPGIDVTLVMSHLACADEAAHPANEYQQNTFAALAQRFPGGRKSLANSSGIFIGGGFHHDLVRPGAALYGINPLPGQVNPMLPVLRLTAQVVQVRDVEAGAHVGYGWTLETVRPTRLATLAIGYADGLQRAFGTNGAVYFRGKRLPVAGRVSMDSLIVDCSELPEGALARGSQVEIIGGHQTIDDLASAAGTIGYEMLTSLGRRYERIYAEEIDTRWRGRAGMTAL, from the coding sequence ATGCTGGCGCGGGTGGACATGAATGACGTTGTGCAGCACGCCAGCGCGGTGCTGACCATCGATCTCGCAGGGATCGGACGGAATTATCGCCTGCTCGCCGGCAAGGTCGGGCCGACCGTCACCTGCGCAGGCGTGGTCAAGGCAGACGCTTATGGGCTCGGTGCCGACCGTGTCGCTCCTGCGCTGTATCAGGCCGGTTGCCGCTCCTTCTTTGTCGCCCATCTCGATGAAGCGCTCGATCTGCGCCGACAGCTGCCGCGCGATGTGACGATCTATGTCCTTAACGGTCTGCCGCTCGGCGGCGAGGGCGACTGCGCCGCGGTCGGCATCGTGCCGGTGCTGAATTCGCTCGACCAGGCGCAGGCTTGGTCGCAGCAGGCGCGGGAATCCGGGCGGAAGCTGGCCGCTGTGGTGCAGGTCGATAGCGGCATGTCACGGCTCGGCATGACCGCGCGCGAAGTCACGCAGTTTGTCGAGGCTCCTTTGCCCGGCATCGATGTCACGCTGGTGATGAGCCATCTCGCTTGTGCCGACGAAGCCGCGCATCCTGCCAATGAATATCAGCAGAACACATTTGCCGCGCTGGCGCAGCGGTTTCCAGGGGGCCGCAAATCACTCGCGAATTCCTCCGGCATCTTTATCGGCGGCGGCTTTCACCACGACCTCGTGCGGCCGGGTGCTGCGCTGTACGGCATCAATCCCCTACCGGGTCAGGTCAATCCGATGCTGCCGGTGCTGCGGCTGACAGCACAAGTGGTGCAGGTGCGCGATGTCGAGGCCGGTGCGCATGTCGGCTACGGCTGGACGCTGGAGACGGTCCGGCCGACGCGGCTGGCGACGCTCGCGATCGGTTATGCCGACGGCCTGCAACGCGCTTTCGGCACCAATGGCGCGGTCTATTTCCGCGGCAAACGGCTGCCGGTGGCAGGGCGTGTTTCGATGGATTCGCTGATCGTCGATTGCAGCGAACTCCCGGAGGGCGCGTTGGCACGCGGTTCGCAAGTGGAAATCATCGGCGGCCATCAGACCATCGACGATCTCGCATCGGCAGCTGGCACCATCGGCTATGAGATGCTGACATCGCTCGGTCGCCGTTATGAACGGATTTATGCTGAGGAAATCGACACGCGCTGGCGCGGTCGTGCTGGGATGACTGCACTATGA
- a CDS encoding D-amino acid dehydrogenase gives MKVLVLGAGVIGVTTSYYLAKAGFEVTVIDRQPGPALETSFGNAGEVSPGYASPWAGPGVPQKAVGWIMDKYGPLVVRPQVDPYQWRWMLQMLRNCTSERYALNKSRMVGIAEYSRDQLRALRADTGIAYDERSQGTLQLFRKQKQLDGAASDIEILKQYGVPYQVLDKAGCVQYEPGLAGVQDLFIGGLRLPDDETGDCHLFTQALEKIAAGLGVKFVYETTIKSVDVSGGRVAQVRTDKGVFTADQYVMALGSFSPLLLRPLGIDAPVYPVKGYSLTVPITDATVAPESTVMDETYKVAITRLGDRIRVGGTAEVGNYTPEPTAPRRLPLDKSLTDLFPKAGDLAQSTFWSGLRPMTPDGPPIVGPTKFGNLHLNTGHGTLGWTMACGTARVLSDQLAGKASELDVSALAIARYR, from the coding sequence ATGAAGGTTCTCGTTCTCGGCGCCGGTGTGATCGGCGTCACCACGTCCTATTATCTCGCCAAAGCGGGCTTCGAGGTGACGGTGATCGACCGTCAGCCCGGCCCGGCGCTGGAAACCTCGTTCGGCAATGCCGGCGAAGTGTCGCCGGGCTATGCGTCGCCTTGGGCAGGACCAGGCGTGCCGCAAAAGGCGGTCGGCTGGATCATGGACAAGTATGGTCCGCTGGTCGTGCGTCCGCAGGTCGATCCCTATCAGTGGCGCTGGATGCTGCAGATGCTGCGCAATTGCACCAGTGAACGCTACGCGCTCAACAAGTCGCGTATGGTCGGTATCGCCGAATACAGCCGCGATCAGCTCCGCGCGCTGCGCGCCGACACCGGCATCGCCTATGACGAGCGCAGCCAGGGCACGCTGCAGCTGTTCCGCAAGCAGAAGCAGCTCGATGGTGCGGCCAGTGATATCGAGATCCTGAAGCAGTATGGCGTGCCGTATCAGGTACTCGATAAAGCCGGCTGCGTGCAATATGAGCCGGGCCTGGCCGGCGTGCAGGATCTGTTCATCGGCGGGCTTCGCCTGCCCGATGACGAAACCGGCGATTGCCATCTGTTCACGCAGGCGCTGGAGAAGATCGCGGCCGGTCTTGGCGTCAAGTTTGTCTACGAGACGACGATCAAGTCGGTGGATGTCAGCGGTGGCCGCGTTGCGCAGGTGAGGACGGACAAGGGCGTGTTCACGGCCGATCAGTATGTGATGGCGCTCGGCAGTTTCTCGCCGCTGCTGCTACGTCCGCTCGGCATCGATGCACCGGTCTATCCGGTGAAGGGCTATTCGCTCACGGTGCCGATCACCGACGCGACTGTGGCCCCGGAATCGACGGTCATGGATGAGACCTACAAGGTGGCGATCACCCGCCTCGGCGATCGCATCCGCGTCGGCGGTACGGCGGAGGTCGGCAATTACACGCCTGAGCCGACCGCGCCGCGCCGGTTGCCGCTGGACAAGTCGCTGACCGATCTGTTCCCGAAAGCGGGCGATCTCGCGCAATCGACCTTCTGGAGCGGCTTGCGCCCGATGACACCCGATGGTCCGCCCATCGTCGGCCCGACGAAGTTCGGCAACCTCCATCTCAACACTGGCCATGGCACGCTCGGTTGGACCATGGCCTGCGGCACCGCGCGTGTGCTGTCCGACCAGCTCGCCGGCAAGGCGTCGGAGCTGGATGTCAGCGCATTGGCAATTGCCCGATATAGATGA
- a CDS encoding GMC family oxidoreductase, which translates to MSDSTASARRSPADAIEADYVIVGAGSAGCVLANRLSASGKYSVLLLEAGPQDRNIWIHVPLGYGKLFKEKSVNWMYETEPEPGLNDRKVFQPRGKVLGGSSSINGLLYVRGQHEDYDRWRQLGNAGWGYDDVLPYFKKAENQTRGPDDYHGVGGPLPVSDSRCPDPLSEAFIAAAAQTGLPVNNDFNGATQEGAGWFQTTTKGGRRASTARAYLRPALKNGHGNLRVETDAPAQRLVFEGKRAVGVQFKQHGQVKTAFARKEVLVSSGAYNSPQLLQLSGVGPADLLRQHGIDVLLDAPGVGADLQDHMQVRMVMECPQKITLNDFVNNPVRRMMMGLQYAAFRKGPLTYAAGTTGAFFKTDPRMASPDIQIHFLPFSTDKMGEKLHPFSGYSASVCQLRPESRGSLKIKSADPSMPPEIRINYLATETDRTANVEGLKILRNILNAPAMKPFITREVEPGPGTVTDEDWLAYCRKRGSTVYHPTSTCRMGSDARAVVDQRLRVRGLEGLRVIDASIMPDLMSGNTNAPVIMIAEKASDMILEDAR; encoded by the coding sequence ATGAGCGATTCAACTGCGTCGGCGCGACGGTCGCCGGCGGATGCCATCGAGGCTGATTACGTCATCGTGGGTGCCGGCTCGGCCGGTTGCGTGCTTGCCAACCGTCTGTCGGCGTCGGGCAAATATTCGGTGCTGCTGCTCGAGGCCGGCCCGCAGGATCGCAATATCTGGATCCATGTCCCGCTCGGCTACGGCAAGCTGTTCAAGGAAAAATCCGTCAACTGGATGTATGAGACCGAGCCCGAGCCCGGCCTGAACGATCGCAAGGTGTTCCAGCCGCGCGGCAAAGTGCTTGGTGGCTCCTCGTCCATCAATGGCCTGCTCTATGTGCGCGGCCAGCACGAGGACTACGATCGTTGGCGTCAGCTCGGCAATGCCGGCTGGGGCTATGACGATGTGCTGCCTTATTTCAAGAAGGCCGAGAACCAGACGCGCGGGCCGGATGATTATCACGGTGTCGGTGGCCCGCTCCCGGTGTCGGATTCGCGCTGCCCGGATCCGCTGTCGGAAGCCTTCATCGCTGCTGCCGCGCAGACCGGCCTACCCGTGAACAACGATTTCAACGGCGCGACGCAGGAAGGCGCCGGCTGGTTTCAGACAACGACAAAGGGCGGTCGCCGCGCCTCCACCGCGCGTGCTTATCTGCGGCCGGCGCTGAAGAACGGCCACGGCAATCTGCGTGTCGAGACCGATGCGCCGGCGCAGCGGCTGGTATTCGAAGGCAAGCGCGCGGTGGGCGTGCAATTCAAGCAACATGGTCAGGTCAAGACCGCGTTCGCGCGCAAGGAAGTGCTGGTGTCGAGCGGCGCTTATAACTCACCGCAATTGCTGCAGCTCTCCGGTGTCGGCCCGGCGGATCTGCTCAGGCAGCACGGCATCGACGTGCTGCTGGATGCACCCGGTGTCGGCGCCGATCTGCAGGATCACATGCAGGTCCGCATGGTGATGGAGTGCCCGCAGAAGATCACGTTGAACGACTTCGTCAACAATCCCGTTCGCAGGATGATGATGGGCCTGCAATACGCAGCTTTCCGCAAGGGGCCGTTGACTTACGCCGCCGGCACCACCGGCGCATTCTTCAAGACCGATCCGCGCATGGCATCGCCCGATATCCAGATCCACTTTCTGCCGTTCTCTACGGACAAGATGGGCGAGAAGCTGCATCCGTTCTCAGGCTATTCGGCCTCGGTGTGCCAGCTCAGGCCGGAAAGCCGTGGCTCGCTCAAGATCAAGAGCGCCGACCCATCGATGCCGCCGGAGATCCGCATCAATTATCTGGCGACGGAAACGGATCGCACCGCGAATGTCGAAGGGCTCAAGATCCTGCGCAACATTCTCAATGCCCCGGCCATGAAGCCGTTCATTACGAGGGAAGTCGAGCCTGGCCCAGGCACGGTCACCGATGAGGATTGGCTGGCCTATTGCCGTAAGCGCGGCAGCACGGTGTATCACCCGACATCGACATGCCGCATGGGCAGCGATGCGCGGGCGGTGGTGGATCAGCGGCTACGCGTGCGCGGGCTCGAAGGCCTGCGGGTGATCGATGCGTCGATCATGCCGGACCTGATGTCGGGCAATACAAATGCGCCGGTGATCATGATCGCGGAAAAAGCATCGGATATGATTTTGGAAGATGCGCGGTAA